The Halobacterium hubeiense genome contains the following window.
GTCGAAGCTCACGGTGTAGTTGGGCTCGCCGAACATCGTGTCGACGACCTGCGTGACGGTGCCGGTCTCGCCGTCGTACTCGCTGTGCTTGTCGTGGAGGACGACCTCGTCGTCTTCTTCGAAGCTCATACCCCAAGTTCCGCCGGCCGATTCAAAAGCGACCCGGTTTCGGGGCTGAAGCGGTGGCGAGTGCGCCCGGCCGTGTCCGCCGCGCCGACCGCGCTCTCGTAGCGCTTTTCTCGGTACTCCGCGTGCGTGCTGGCATGGACGTACGCGTGCCGGCGGACAGCGAGCGGGCGGCCGTCGCCGACCGGCTGCTCCGGCCGGCGTACCGCGAGGCCGAAGCCCTCGACCCCGCGTTCAGCGACCTCGACGAGGCCGTCGTCGCCGAGGAGGACTGCTCGCGGTGGCTGGACGACGACGACCGCACGATGTTCGTCGCGTACGACCCCGAGCCCGTCGGCGTCGTCTCCGGCGGCGTCACGTCGTCGCCCGAGCTGTACACCCGCGGGAAGAACTGCTACGTGGACGGCCTCTACGTCGTCCCGGAGCGCCGCCGCGAGGGCATCGCGGGCCGCCTGCTCGACCGCATGAAGGCGTGGGGCCGCGAGCGCGACTGCGAGTACGCGAGCCTCTCCGTGCACGTGGACAACCACGCCGCGATGGCGTTCTACGAGGATCACGGCTTCGAGCCGAAGTTCCGCAGCCTCCGTCAGCGGCTCTGACTACTCCGGGCCGAACGATTTCCCCTCGCGCTCCTCGGCGTCCATCCGGCGGAGCGTGGCGCGGGCGTTGCTCGCTTCGTAGCCGAAGAACACGCCCTCGGTGTACTCCTCGACGACTTCAGTGGCGTGCACCAGATTCTCGACCTCCACGTCGACGGCGTACAGCTCGACGCTGAACGGCGCGTCCAGCAGGTCCTCGAAGCCCGAGGCGATGGTCTCCAGCCAGTACGTCGTCCCGTAGCTGGTGTCGTACAGCGGGACGACGAATTCATCCACGTGTTCGGCGAGCGCCTCGACGTCGAGGCCCGCGCGCTCGTAGAGATGGCCCGGATACGGGTCGGGGTAGAGCGTGAGGTACGTCGTCCCCGGGATGCGGTCGGCGGCCTCGGCGACGAACTCCGTGATGACGCTCGCGCGCCAGTCGTACCAGTCCTCGAAGTCGGATTCCGCGAACGCGCTCTCGCAGCGGTCGCAGTGGCAGTACTCCGCGCGCGGGAACCCCACGTCGTCGAGGCGCACGTCGCCGTTGACCTCCGCGCACGTCTCGATGACCGTCAGGAGGCCGTTGCGGTAGTCCTCCGCGAGCGGGCAGATGTACGACCAGTCGAAGTACGGCCGCTCGCGGGTGGCCTCGTTGCCCTCGTCGTCCACGGGCACGAGGTCGGGTTCGGTGCCGGCGGTGGCGTTGTCCCCGAAGCAGGACACCATGCTGACGGCGTCCTCCAGCGGGTCGGTGTGGCGGCCGGTGACGTCTTTGACCTCGTAGAACGTGCGGTCGAACTCCGGCCACTCGACTTCCTCGGCGTTCCGCGTGACGACGCCGTACATGGACGCGAGTTGGCCGGCGGGCCGCCTAAGTCGTTCGCTCTCGGCACGCGCGCAGAAAAGCGGGGACCGGGGACCGACTAGTCGATGCGGTCTACTTCCTCGGGTTCGGGCGCTTCGTCGCCCCCGACGACGAACTTCCAGACGAGGGCGATGACGAGCAGTGCGGCGGCGGTCTTCACTAGTTTGCCTGCCATGACTGACACTACTCGCGGAGTCATTAAACGCTTTGCGGGGTCGGCACGAATCCACGATTCCGCGCCGACACGTCGCGGTCACCCGCGGAGGTGTGCGGTGATGTCCTCGCGGACGAGCTCCCCGCAGTACTCGCAGCGCAGGCCGTCGTCCAGCACCGCGAACGTCGGCTCGACGGGCTCGCCGGCGTTCGTGATGCACTCGCGGTTCGGGCACACGAGCACGCCTCCGACTTCTTCGGGGCGCTCGACGCGGCGCTTGTCCACGACCTCGTAGTCGCGGATGATGTTGATGGTGGCCTCGGGCGCGATGAGCGACAGCACCTCGGCCTCGCTGTCGCTGAGTTCGCGGCCCTCGACTTTCACGACGTCCTTGCGGCCGAGCCGGTCGGAGGGGACGTTCATGCCGAGGCTGACCGTCGTGCCCTCGGTGCCGTCGATGCCCAGCAGCTTGAGCACGTGCAGCGCCTCCCCGGCGGAGACGTGGTCGATGACGGTGCCGCTCTGAATCTTCGAGACGCGGAGTTCTGTGTCAGTCATCGTCGAGGAGCAGGTCGAGGAGGGCCATCCGGACCGGGACGCCGTTGTGTGCCTGTTCGAAGTACGTCGCGTTGTCCGTCTCGTCGACCGCGGCCGAGATCTCGTCCACGCGGGGCAGCGGGTGCATCACCGCGAGGTCGTCTTTCGCGTCTTCGAGGGTCTCGGGCGTGATGCTGTACTCGCCGGCGACGGCCTCGTACTCGTCCTCGTCGGGGAAGCGCTCGCGCTGGATGCGCGTGACGTACAGCACGTCGAGGTTCGGGAGGACGGCGTCCAGCGAGTCGTGTTCCTGCACCTGCGCGCCGGCCTCGTGGAGGTCGTAGCGCACCGAGCGCGGCAGTCGCAGCGACTCGG
Protein-coding sequences here:
- a CDS encoding GNAT family N-acetyltransferase — its product is MDVRVPADSERAAVADRLLRPAYREAEALDPAFSDLDEAVVAEEDCSRWLDDDDRTMFVAYDPEPVGVVSGGVTSSPELYTRGKNCYVDGLYVVPERRREGIAGRLLDRMKAWGRERDCEYASLSVHVDNHAAMAFYEDHGFEPKFRSLRQRL
- the pyrI gene encoding aspartate carbamoyltransferase regulatory subunit — protein: MTDTELRVSKIQSGTVIDHVSAGEALHVLKLLGIDGTEGTTVSLGMNVPSDRLGRKDVVKVEGRELSDSEAEVLSLIAPEATINIIRDYEVVDKRRVERPEEVGGVLVCPNRECITNAGEPVEPTFAVLDDGLRCEYCGELVREDITAHLRG